From Thalassotalea psychrophila:
CAATATCGTGATCACTTGCTTTGGTAAATCATGAGTTTTCGCACCAATAAGTAATGCTGAAATAATAATTACCGAGATGACTACCCCTTGAAACATTTTACTTGAGTCAATACGCTTAAGTTGATTTTGGAGTAATGAAATACTTATTGTCATGTTTAATTTGGATAAATTTTAAAGTTAGGTTGCCGTTGATATAAGGCTTACAAGAGTAAATTCAACCTTTAATATCAAATTAACCATTAGCTTTTACTTTTAATACGGGTATATTAACCACATGTTAAACGTCAGCGCTTTTAATGAATGAATCTTTCCCAGTTTATAACCTTAATATCTTTAGCCGCCATTTGGGGTGCTTCGTTTATGTTCATGCGCATAGCTGCGCCAGAGTTTGGCCCAGTCCCCTTAATTACGATTAGGGCTGCTGTCGGTTTTATCACTTTACTGCCTTTTTTATTGTTTTTTAAAGGTGTTCGAGATATTAGCAACAATTGGTTTAGCATTTGTGTCGTTGGCTTAACCAACACCGCAATTCCTTTTACTCTGCTAGCGTTTTCGGCACTTAGTTTAAGTGCGGGTCTCAACTCCATACTAAATGCAACGGCTCCTATTTTTGCTGGCCTAATTGCTTTTGTTTGGTTTAAAGAGAATTTAACTGTGAGTAAAACAACGGGATTAATTCTTGGCTTTCTAGGGGTAGTTTCTTTATTTTTCACAAAAACAGATGTGAGCTTTGAAGCAACATCAATAGCGATCATTGCCGGATTATTTGCAGGACTTAATTATGGATTTGCTGCCTGTTACACTAAAAAGAAATTAACAGGGGTAAATACCCTAGCCATAGCCACAGGCAGTCAGTTTTTTGCAACATTAGCATGTTTACCATTTCTGCCTATGACTTGGCCAAGTACCCCAGTGAGTGATTTAGCACTTTATTCGTCAATTACGCTCGGCACTGTTTGTACGGCATTAGCCTATATATTATATTTTCGTTTAATTGCTTCGCTAGGTCCTGAAAAGGCGATCACCGTTGCGTACTTGATCCCGGTGTTTGGCATAGTTTGGGGCGTATTGTTTTTACATGAGATTGTCACACTGTCAATGTTGATGGGCGCAGCGTTAATTTTATTTGGCGTTAGTATGACTACTGGTATGTTAAAAATGAAAACGTCGAAAAACAATACCTAGCTATCTGTTTTAAATGGCAGGTAAGAACTCGCTGATTGCATATATTCATTATGATAGCGTTGCTCTTTTTCGATGAAATCAGCGATAGCGTGTTTAAAATTTGGTAAAGGTATTAAGTAATTACCATAGAGTTTAACCGGTTCAAAACCTCGAGCGAGCTTATGCTCTCCCTGTGCTCCAGCATCAAAACATTG
This genomic window contains:
- a CDS encoding DMT family transporter encodes the protein MNLSQFITLISLAAIWGASFMFMRIAAPEFGPVPLITIRAAVGFITLLPFLLFFKGVRDISNNWFSICVVGLTNTAIPFTLLAFSALSLSAGLNSILNATAPIFAGLIAFVWFKENLTVSKTTGLILGFLGVVSLFFTKTDVSFEATSIAIIAGLFAGLNYGFAACYTKKKLTGVNTLAIATGSQFFATLACLPFLPMTWPSTPVSDLALYSSITLGTVCTALAYILYFRLIASLGPEKAITVAYLIPVFGIVWGVLFLHEIVTLSMLMGAALILFGVSMTTGMLKMKTSKNNT